From Jeotgalibaca dankookensis, one genomic window encodes:
- a CDS encoding lysophospholipid acyltransferase family protein, giving the protein MFYNTVVRLVQFLLFLLTGKTDIQNRENLPVDRAFILAAPHRSWIDPLYIAVAAYPHTFATMAKQELFDRNRLLNWLIRKMNGIPVNRDNPGPSAIKQPVTILKERKMNFLIFSTGTRYDSQVKGGTTAIARLAKAPIIPVVYQGPFTFKELLMRKKGHVYFGTPIELPPGRLTKEEMAGFDQELQNSFDNLDHKIDPDFSFDYKKK; this is encoded by the coding sequence ATGTTTTATAATACTGTTGTTCGTCTTGTACAATTCTTATTGTTTTTATTAACAGGTAAAACTGATATACAAAATAGAGAAAACTTACCAGTAGATCGCGCATTTATTTTAGCAGCCCCCCATCGAAGTTGGATTGATCCGCTTTATATTGCTGTAGCTGCATACCCACATACGTTTGCAACTATGGCTAAACAAGAGTTGTTTGACCGGAACAGACTTCTAAACTGGTTGATCCGAAAAATGAATGGGATTCCTGTTAACCGAGATAATCCTGGTCCTAGCGCTATTAAACAACCGGTTACTATTCTAAAAGAAAGGAAAATGAACTTTTTAATTTTTTCTACAGGAACTCGGTATGATTCCCAAGTTAAAGGTGGGACAACAGCCATTGCTCGCTTAGCAAAAGCCCCTATTATTCCTGTTGTTTACCAAGGCCCATTTACATTTAAGGAACTTTTAATGCGTAAAAAAGGCCATGTTTATTTCGGGACACCCATTGAACTTCCTCCCGGACGCTTGACTAAGGAAGAAATGGCTGGTTTTGATCAAGAACTTCAAAATAGCTTTGATAATTTAGATCACAAAATAGATCCAGACT
- the rpsB gene encoding 30S ribosomal protein S2: MAVISMKQLLESGVHFGHQTRRWNPKMKPYIFTERNGIYIIDLQKTVKLVDKAYKYMLNVAEDGGVALFVGTKKQAQDSIKDEAIRSGQYYINHRWLGGTLTNWDTIQKRIKRLKEIEKMAEDGTFELLPKKEVGILVKEQERLEKFLGGIKDMPRIPDVIFIVDPRKEKIAVQEARKLNIPIVAMVDTNCDPDEIDVIIPSNDDAIRAVKLITGKMADAFIEGNQGADQEVEKAFTEAAEDATSLEEIVEVVEGDNVKA; encoded by the coding sequence ATGGCAGTTATCTCAATGAAACAATTGCTAGAATCAGGTGTTCACTTCGGTCACCAGACACGTCGTTGGAACCCAAAAATGAAACCATATATCTTTACAGAAAGAAATGGTATCTATATTATCGACTTACAAAAGACAGTAAAACTAGTGGACAAAGCGTATAAATATATGCTAAATGTCGCTGAAGACGGTGGCGTTGCTCTTTTCGTAGGAACTAAAAAACAAGCTCAAGACTCAATTAAAGACGAAGCGATTCGTTCAGGTCAATACTACATTAACCACCGTTGGTTAGGTGGAACTTTGACTAACTGGGATACAATCCAAAAACGTATCAAACGTCTAAAAGAAATCGAAAAAATGGCAGAAGACGGTACTTTTGAATTACTACCTAAAAAAGAAGTAGGAATTCTAGTTAAAGAACAAGAACGTCTTGAAAAATTCTTAGGTGGTATTAAAGATATGCCAAGAATTCCAGATGTTATTTTTATCGTAGACCCAAGAAAAGAAAAAATTGCAGTGCAAGAAGCACGCAAACTTAACATTCCAATTGTAGCTATGGTAGATACAAACTGTGACCCAGATGAGATTGATGTTATTATCCCATCTAACGACGATGCAATTCGTGCAGTTAAATTAATTACTGGTAAAATGGCTGATGCTTTCATCGAAGGTAATCAAGGTGCAGATCAAGAAGTCGAAAAAGCATTTACTGAAGCTGCAGAAGACGCAACTTCTCTAGAAGAAATTGTTGAAGTTGTTGAAGGCGACAACGTAAAGGCATAA
- the tsf gene encoding translation elongation factor Ts → MAQISAKQVKELRDMTGVGMMDAKRALVEVEGNMDAAVDYLREKGMARAAKKADRIAAEGLANVAIDGNTAVAVEINAETDFVAKNDKFQALVKEITALILENKPADLEAALELSTDDGTLSDKITNATTVIGEKISLRRFTLLEKTDSQTFGSYIHQGGRIVALTLLEGADEETAKEVAMHVAAINPKYVSREEVPADVIEHEKKVLSEQALNEGKPANIVEKMIVGRLNKFLGEISLNDQAFVKDPDVTVSKYVASKNGSVLSFVRFEVGEGIEKRQENFAEEVMSQIKQ, encoded by the coding sequence ATGGCACAAATTTCCGCAAAACAAGTTAAAGAACTACGTGACATGACAGGCGTTGGAATGATGGACGCAAAACGTGCACTTGTAGAAGTAGAAGGTAACATGGATGCTGCAGTTGACTATCTAAGAGAAAAAGGTATGGCAAGAGCTGCTAAAAAAGCTGACCGTATCGCAGCTGAAGGGTTAGCAAATGTTGCTATCGATGGTAATACTGCAGTTGCAGTTGAAATTAATGCTGAAACGGACTTCGTTGCTAAAAATGACAAATTCCAAGCACTCGTTAAAGAAATTACAGCATTGATTCTCGAAAATAAACCAGCTGATTTAGAAGCTGCTTTAGAACTTTCAACTGACGACGGAACATTAAGCGATAAAATTACTAACGCTACTACTGTTATCGGAGAAAAAATTTCTCTACGTCGTTTTACTTTGCTTGAAAAAACTGATTCACAAACATTCGGTTCATATATTCACCAAGGTGGACGCATTGTTGCGTTAACACTTCTTGAAGGAGCAGACGAAGAAACTGCGAAGGAAGTTGCAATGCACGTAGCAGCAATTAATCCAAAATATGTTTCTCGTGAAGAAGTTCCTGCTGATGTTATTGAGCATGAAAAGAAAGTATTAAGTGAACAAGCTCTTAATGAAGGAAAACCAGCAAATATTGTCGAAAAAATGATTGTTGGTCGCTTGAATAAATTCTTGGGAGAAATCTCATTGAACGACCAAGCATTTGTAAAAGATCCAGATGTAACGGTTTCTAAATATGTGGCATCTAAAAACGGTTCTGTTTTATCATTCGTTCGCTTTGAAGTCGGCGAAGGAATTGAAAAACGTCAAGAAAACTTTGCAGAAGAAGTTATGAGCCAAATCAAACAATAA
- the pyrH gene encoding UMP kinase has protein sequence MDQPKYKRVILKLSGEALAGSAGFGINPPVIKEMVEEIKEVQALGVEIAIIVGGGNIWRGTTGAEMGMERAQADYMGMLATVMNSLALQDVLENAGVPTRVQTSIEMRQIAEPYIRRKAIRHLEKGRVVIFAGGTGNPYFSTDTTAALRAAEIGADVILMAKNNVDGVYSADPKKDLNAVKFTELTHLDVISKGLQVMDSTASSLSMDNDIPLVVFNLNNPGNIRRVIMGEEIGTTVRGNN, from the coding sequence ATGGATCAACCCAAATATAAGCGTGTCATTTTAAAACTAAGTGGTGAAGCCTTAGCCGGTAGCGCTGGCTTCGGCATCAATCCCCCAGTCATTAAAGAAATGGTGGAAGAGATTAAAGAAGTGCAAGCACTTGGTGTCGAAATCGCTATTATCGTTGGTGGAGGTAACATTTGGCGTGGTACGACTGGCGCTGAAATGGGAATGGAACGTGCACAAGCAGATTATATGGGAATGCTCGCAACGGTTATGAACTCGTTAGCACTACAAGATGTCTTAGAAAATGCGGGTGTTCCAACTCGTGTTCAGACATCTATTGAAATGCGCCAAATTGCTGAGCCGTATATTAGAAGAAAAGCCATCCGTCACTTAGAAAAAGGTCGGGTTGTTATTTTTGCTGGTGGTACTGGTAATCCTTATTTTTCAACTGATACGACAGCTGCATTACGTGCAGCAGAAATTGGCGCAGATGTGATTTTAATGGCAAAAAATAATGTTGATGGCGTATATTCAGCCGATCCAAAAAAAGACCTCAATGCAGTTAAATTTACTGAATTGACACATTTAGATGTTATTTCTAAAGGGTTGCAAGTCATGGATTCAACAGCAAGCTCCTTGAGCATGGACAACGATATTCCGTTGGTGGTCTTTAATTTAAATAACCCAGGTAACATTCGTCGTGTTATAATGGGAGAAGAAATTGGAACTACTGTTAGGGGGAACAATTAA
- the frr gene encoding ribosome recycling factor, with the protein MLDILNDASDRMKKAEEALERELGRIRAGVANASLLERLEVEYYGAPTPVNQLASINVPEARMLTITPYDKSILSDIERAIYQSDLGINPTNDGTLIRLVIPALTEDRRKELAKQVGKNSENAKVAVRNIRRDAIDALKKAEKSGDISEDELHVNEKKVQEITDKSTKRIDKIAADKEEELLEK; encoded by the coding sequence ATGTTAGATATATTAAATGATGCTAGTGATCGTATGAAAAAAGCAGAAGAAGCTTTAGAACGTGAGTTAGGCAGAATTCGTGCGGGTGTAGCAAACGCAAGTTTGCTAGAACGATTAGAAGTGGAGTACTACGGTGCACCAACACCAGTAAACCAACTTGCTTCTATCAATGTACCAGAAGCACGTATGCTAACAATCACACCTTATGATAAATCAATTCTTTCCGATATTGAACGTGCCATTTACCAAAGTGATTTAGGGATTAATCCCACAAATGATGGTACTTTAATCCGCTTAGTTATTCCAGCTCTAACTGAAGATCGCAGAAAAGAACTTGCGAAACAAGTTGGAAAAAATAGCGAAAATGCGAAAGTAGCCGTTCGTAATATCCGTCGTGATGCCATTGATGCATTGAAAAAAGCTGAAAAAAGTGGCGATATCTCCGAAGATGAATTACATGTAAATGAGAAAAAAGTGCAAGAAATCACGGATAAGAGTACAAAACGTATCGATAAAATAGCAGCTGATAAAGAAGAAGAGCTATTAGAAAAATAA
- a CDS encoding isoprenyl transferase, with protein MALLDKKKDLSFKKDGQIPKHIAIIMDGNGRWAKKRFMPRVYGHKEGMNTVKKIAIHAQEIGVKVLTLYAFSTENWKRPKDEVSYLMSLPVDFFDVFMGDLIKNNIRVMTIGWNEQLPEKTKDAVLQAVEKTKNNTGMILNFALNYGSRQEIVEMTRQVAQKVAAGEVSADEIDETFISQALFTNKLGPYHDPELIIRTSGEIRISNFLLWQIAYSEFYFTDVYWPDFTNATLESAIADYQDRNRRFGGL; from the coding sequence ATGGCTCTTTTAGATAAAAAAAAGGATTTGTCTTTTAAAAAAGACGGACAAATACCCAAACATATTGCAATTATTATGGATGGAAATGGTAGATGGGCAAAAAAACGCTTTATGCCTAGAGTATACGGGCATAAAGAAGGAATGAATACAGTAAAAAAAATTGCGATTCATGCCCAAGAAATAGGCGTCAAGGTTTTAACTCTTTATGCATTCTCGACAGAAAATTGGAAACGTCCTAAGGATGAAGTTTCTTATTTGATGAGTTTGCCGGTTGATTTTTTTGATGTTTTTATGGGTGACCTAATCAAAAATAATATTCGTGTGATGACCATTGGTTGGAATGAACAGCTACCTGAAAAGACAAAAGATGCCGTATTGCAGGCTGTTGAAAAGACAAAGAACAATACCGGAATGATATTAAATTTTGCACTTAATTATGGTTCTCGACAAGAAATTGTCGAAATGACACGACAGGTTGCCCAAAAAGTGGCTGCGGGGGAAGTGTCCGCAGATGAAATCGATGAAACCTTTATATCGCAGGCTCTTTTTACAAATAAACTTGGACCCTATCATGATCCTGAATTGATTATTCGAACAAGTGGTGAAATTCGAATTAGTAACTTTTTGCTTTGGCAAATTGCCTACAGTGAATTCTACTTTACAGATGTATACTGGCCTGATTTTACAAATGCCACTTTAGAATCTGCTATTGCGGACTATCAAGATAGAAATCGCCGTTTTGGCGGATTGTGA
- a CDS encoding phosphatidate cytidylyltransferase, giving the protein MKTRIITGIIGLMIFLPIVWIGSWPLTVGTLVLGLIGISELFNMKKLSFFSITGLLTSLMTVLIILPEEWLTFIPNGLSMWNLYFVYAMALMLITVFSGNTFTFDDAGVLLLASLYIGTGFHYFIQTAEIGFYMVMFVMLVIWSTDIGAYAIGMKLGKNKLAPVISPNKSIEGAVGGIITAVIVSIIYMQFYNPFNFSIVMIMLLAGVMSVFGQLGDLTESAYKRYFEVKDSGKLLPGHGGILDRFDSTLFVMPLFQIILLIVQ; this is encoded by the coding sequence ATGAAAACAAGAATTATTACCGGTATTATCGGACTAATGATTTTTTTACCCATTGTTTGGATAGGCAGTTGGCCTTTAACAGTAGGGACCTTAGTTCTGGGTTTGATAGGTATTTCAGAATTGTTTAATATGAAAAAACTATCTTTTTTTTCAATCACAGGTTTATTGACTTCTCTTATGACGGTTTTAATCATTTTACCGGAAGAATGGTTGACTTTTATTCCTAATGGATTAAGCATGTGGAACCTTTATTTTGTTTATGCAATGGCGTTGATGTTAATAACCGTATTTTCAGGCAACACGTTTACTTTTGATGATGCTGGCGTTTTATTACTGGCTTCTTTGTATATCGGTACAGGATTCCATTATTTTATTCAAACAGCAGAAATTGGTTTTTATATGGTCATGTTTGTAATGTTAGTTATTTGGTCCACTGATATTGGTGCTTATGCTATTGGTATGAAGCTAGGCAAAAATAAATTGGCTCCCGTTATTAGTCCGAATAAATCCATTGAAGGAGCAGTAGGTGGAATTATAACAGCAGTTATAGTCAGTATCATTTATATGCAGTTCTATAATCCTTTCAATTTCTCGATTGTCATGATCATGCTACTCGCAGGAGTCATGTCTGTTTTTGGGCAATTGGGTGATTTAACAGAGTCTGCTTATAAACGTTATTTCGAAGTCAAAGATTCGGGAAAACTATTACCAGGTCATGGTGGTATTTTAGATCGATTTGATAGTACACTGTTTGTTATGCCTTTATTTCAAATCATCTTACTTATTGTTCAATAA
- the rseP gene encoding RIP metalloprotease RseP produces the protein MLQTILIFLIIFSILVIIHEFGHFYFAKKAGILVREFAIGMGPKMFSHRKNGTTYTVRIFPLGGYVRMAGYGDDEMELRAGMLVKIKLDDANTITEIDLSDKQQLDGVPMELVAYDLDKDMYLEGNVAGRDGLVRYTVKRDALITEPDGTQVQVAPLDVQFQSAPLLKRMMTNFAGPMNNFILGILVFSAIAFIQGGVLVNESRIGEISPNSPAQEAGLQEGDQVTAINGQEVKLWPELVQTIQSSPNELLLLKVKSQSDDSVKEVSITPSIQTDEDGNEYGQIGIMQAIERSFSSKIIYGFTQTWFIITSIFSLIGSMFTRGFDVNAFGGPVAIYAATEEVVGYGFMSILSFLGYLSVNLGTVNLLPVPALDGGKLLLNLVEGVRGKPLEPEKESIITLIGVVMLLLLMVVITWNDIQRFFFG, from the coding sequence TTGTTACAGACGATTTTAATCTTTTTAATTATTTTTAGTATTTTAGTTATTATTCATGAGTTCGGACATTTTTACTTTGCCAAAAAAGCTGGTATCCTTGTACGTGAATTTGCAATTGGGATGGGACCTAAAATGTTTTCACATAGGAAAAACGGCACTACCTACACCGTCCGTATTTTTCCTTTAGGCGGCTATGTTCGCATGGCTGGTTACGGGGATGACGAGATGGAATTACGTGCAGGCATGTTGGTTAAAATTAAATTAGATGATGCCAATACGATTACTGAAATCGATTTGAGTGATAAACAACAATTAGATGGTGTCCCAATGGAGCTTGTTGCTTATGACCTTGATAAAGATATGTACCTAGAAGGAAATGTTGCCGGTCGTGATGGTTTGGTTCGGTATACAGTTAAACGCGACGCTTTAATAACTGAACCAGATGGCACTCAAGTACAAGTTGCACCTTTAGATGTGCAATTCCAATCTGCTCCTTTACTTAAACGAATGATGACAAATTTTGCTGGACCTATGAACAATTTTATTCTAGGTATTCTTGTTTTCTCAGCTATTGCTTTTATTCAAGGTGGCGTTCTAGTTAATGAAAGCCGAATTGGCGAGATTAGTCCCAATAGTCCAGCTCAAGAGGCAGGATTACAAGAGGGTGATCAAGTGACTGCTATCAATGGTCAAGAAGTTAAGTTATGGCCTGAGCTGGTTCAAACGATTCAATCGAGTCCGAATGAACTTTTATTATTAAAAGTAAAGTCACAATCCGACGATTCTGTTAAAGAAGTTTCGATTACGCCGAGCATTCAAACAGACGAAGATGGCAATGAATATGGCCAGATTGGTATTATGCAAGCTATTGAAAGATCTTTTTCTAGTAAGATTATTTATGGCTTTACTCAAACCTGGTTTATTATTACGTCTATTTTTAGTTTGATAGGCTCTATGTTTACAAGAGGGTTTGATGTAAATGCCTTTGGTGGACCAGTAGCTATTTATGCAGCTACAGAAGAGGTGGTTGGGTATGGTTTTATGAGTATTTTAAGCTTTCTCGGATATTTAAGTGTCAATCTAGGAACAGTTAACCTCTTACCGGTCCCAGCACTTGATGGTGGCAAACTCCTTTTAAATCTTGTTGAAGGTGTTAGAGGAAAACCACTTGAACCTGAAAAAGAAAGCATCATTACATTGATAGGCGTTGTCATGCTCCTTCTTTTAATGGTTGTTATTACGTGGAATGATATCCAACGGTTCTTTTTTGGTTAA
- a CDS encoding PolC-type DNA polymerase III produces MNKKQLFQKLLEQLNLQHEYDYLPYLENGSVDQVLVYKKAKQWVFVLKFDDILPFEVFQLLATRLKTSFKHVAAVDLRIKTRQPKVTDEKISDYWQLAVVRSNISSPVVSGILNNNVPAILNNVVTLTLSNEITKNHLKDNYLAILQQSFLVLGFPEFQIQLDINKEASELMHQEYRERKQEQEEMMIKQAEESLAIQETEQGKRNEGGAVGPIQLGSRIPEKVELRQMLTITEEERSVVVQGNIFDSEIRELRSGRKLLIFKITDYTSSFTVKIFSNNEQDEQNFEKVTKGKWVRVRGNVQEDTFMRDLVINGRDVNEVYVPERLDRAPEGEKRVELHLHSNMSQMDATNGIGDYVAQAAKWGHKTIAITDHAGAQSFPDAHAAGQKHGVKILYGIEANVVDDGVPVAYNPVHRELAEDTYVVFDVETTGLSAVYDRIIELAAVKMYKGNVIDTFEAFINPGVALSQTIIRLTGITDSMLKDAPPEEDVVPKFKEFCEDAILVAHNASFDMAFLNKSYERNGMSDAPNPVIDTLELSRFLHPHMKSHRLNTLAKRYNVNLEQHHRAVFDAETTGHLCWIFIKEAKDEFNIHYHDELNSGVGKGDAYKRARPFHATLLAKNQAGLKDLFKLISASNVEYFYRTPRIPRSLLIEYRENILVGSACSNGEIFEAMMQKGRDEAHERAKFYDFIEVMPKDVYKPLLQNELVKNEADLEEIIREIVSIGQEMQKPVVATGNVHYLNREDAVYREILVGSLKINQGKELNLPEAHFRSTDEMLNDFQFLGKELAKEIVVDNTNKIADSIEEMTPIKSELFTPNIEGANEEIRELAYTEAKRLYGDFLPEIVEKRLEKELKSIIGNGFAVIYLISQKLVLKSNQDGYLVGSRGSVGSSFVATMTGITEVNPLPPHYRCPNCSYNHFILDGSIGSGFDLEEKNCPECGTRMDQDGHDIPFETFLGFYGDKVPDIDLNFSGEYQAQAHAYTKELFGEDYVYRAGTIGTVADKTAYGYVKGFERDHEKNYSAAEVDRLAKGFTGVKRTTGQHPGGIIVIPDYMDVYDFTPIQFPADDQSSEWKTTHFDFHSIHDNVLKLDILGHDDPTMIRMLQDLSGIDPETIPPNDPEVMKIFSGTEVLGVTPEQILSKTGTLGVPEFGTRFVRGMLEQTKPSTFAELLQISGLSHGTDVYLGNAEELIREKNIPLADVIGCRDDIMVYLIHHGLEDGLAFNIMEHVRKGRGIPAEWQAEMRAKAIPEWYIQSCLKIKYMFPKAHAAAYVLMALRVAYFKVHDPLLYYAAYFSIRATDFDLVAMVEGKDAIKIKMKEIIDKGLDASVKEKNLLTVLEIANEMVERGFTFKMVDIEKSDARDFTIDGNSLLAPFRTIAGLGDNVAKQIVQARQEQPFLSKEDLAKRGKVSKTVIEYMDENDVLIGLPDENQLSLFDF; encoded by the coding sequence TTGAATAAAAAGCAATTGTTTCAAAAATTATTAGAACAACTTAACCTCCAACATGAATATGACTACCTTCCTTATTTAGAAAATGGTTCTGTTGATCAGGTTTTGGTGTATAAGAAGGCTAAACAGTGGGTTTTCGTTTTGAAGTTTGATGATATTTTACCTTTTGAAGTTTTCCAACTGTTAGCAACCCGTTTAAAAACATCTTTTAAACATGTTGCGGCAGTAGATTTACGTATTAAAACGCGTCAACCAAAAGTGACTGACGAAAAAATTAGCGACTATTGGCAATTAGCAGTTGTCCGTAGCAATATTTCCTCACCCGTAGTGAGTGGCATTCTTAATAATAATGTCCCTGCTATTTTAAATAATGTAGTGACCTTAACATTATCCAATGAAATTACCAAGAATCACTTAAAAGATAATTATTTGGCTATCCTTCAACAAAGTTTTCTAGTTTTAGGCTTTCCCGAATTCCAAATTCAGTTAGATATTAATAAAGAAGCTTCTGAACTGATGCACCAAGAGTATAGAGAACGTAAACAAGAACAAGAAGAAATGATGATTAAACAAGCAGAAGAAAGTTTAGCCATTCAAGAAACTGAACAAGGTAAACGCAATGAAGGTGGGGCAGTAGGCCCTATTCAATTAGGAAGTCGCATCCCAGAGAAAGTAGAATTACGTCAGATGTTAACGATTACGGAAGAAGAGCGATCTGTTGTCGTGCAAGGAAATATTTTTGACAGTGAAATTCGTGAACTGCGATCCGGACGAAAATTACTTATTTTTAAAATAACTGACTACACCTCATCCTTTACGGTTAAGATTTTCTCAAATAATGAACAAGATGAACAAAATTTTGAAAAAGTAACCAAAGGGAAATGGGTAAGGGTACGGGGTAACGTTCAAGAAGACACCTTTATGCGGGATTTAGTTATTAATGGGCGCGACGTTAATGAAGTTTATGTGCCCGAGCGCCTGGACCGTGCGCCAGAAGGCGAAAAACGCGTGGAGCTTCATTTGCATTCGAATATGAGTCAAATGGATGCAACCAATGGTATTGGCGACTATGTAGCTCAAGCTGCTAAATGGGGCCACAAGACAATTGCTATTACCGATCACGCTGGTGCACAATCTTTTCCTGATGCGCACGCTGCTGGTCAAAAACATGGGGTTAAGATATTGTACGGTATTGAGGCAAATGTTGTAGATGATGGTGTGCCGGTAGCTTATAATCCGGTTCACCGTGAATTAGCCGAAGACACTTATGTCGTTTTTGATGTTGAAACAACGGGTCTTTCAGCCGTTTATGACCGTATCATTGAATTGGCTGCCGTTAAAATGTACAAAGGAAATGTAATTGATACCTTTGAGGCCTTCATTAATCCAGGGGTTGCCTTATCACAAACCATTATCCGCTTAACCGGTATTACCGACAGTATGTTAAAAGATGCTCCACCAGAAGAAGATGTGGTTCCGAAATTTAAAGAGTTTTGTGAAGATGCCATATTAGTCGCACACAATGCTTCTTTTGATATGGCTTTTCTTAACAAAAGTTATGAACGAAATGGCATGTCCGATGCACCAAATCCTGTTATAGATACGTTAGAACTTTCGCGCTTTCTACATCCACATATGAAGTCTCATCGCTTAAACACTTTAGCAAAACGTTATAATGTTAATTTAGAACAACATCACCGTGCTGTTTTTGACGCGGAGACAACGGGCCATTTGTGCTGGATTTTTATAAAAGAAGCTAAAGATGAATTTAATATCCATTACCATGATGAATTAAATAGTGGGGTCGGAAAAGGTGATGCCTATAAACGCGCACGTCCATTCCATGCTACTCTATTAGCTAAAAATCAAGCGGGTTTAAAAGATTTGTTTAAGCTGATTAGTGCTTCTAACGTAGAATATTTTTACCGTACCCCTAGAATTCCACGCAGTCTATTAATAGAGTATCGTGAAAATATACTTGTTGGATCTGCTTGTAGTAATGGCGAAATATTTGAAGCGATGATGCAAAAAGGAAGAGATGAGGCTCATGAGCGTGCTAAATTCTATGATTTTATTGAAGTTATGCCTAAAGATGTTTATAAGCCTCTTCTTCAAAATGAGTTAGTTAAAAATGAAGCCGATTTAGAAGAAATCATTCGCGAAATTGTTTCAATTGGTCAAGAAATGCAAAAGCCAGTTGTTGCGACTGGTAATGTGCATTACCTAAATCGAGAAGACGCCGTTTACCGTGAAATATTAGTAGGTTCATTAAAAATTAATCAAGGAAAAGAATTAAACTTGCCAGAAGCGCATTTTCGTTCGACTGATGAAATGCTGAATGACTTCCAGTTTCTTGGAAAAGAACTTGCCAAGGAAATTGTTGTCGATAATACAAATAAAATAGCTGATAGCATTGAAGAAATGACTCCTATAAAAAGCGAACTGTTTACGCCAAATATTGAAGGTGCCAATGAAGAAATCCGTGAGCTAGCTTATACGGAAGCCAAACGCCTTTATGGAGATTTTTTACCAGAAATTGTTGAAAAACGTCTTGAAAAGGAATTGAAAAGTATCATTGGTAATGGTTTCGCTGTCATTTACCTTATTTCTCAGAAATTAGTTTTAAAAAGTAATCAAGATGGTTATCTAGTAGGTTCACGGGGATCAGTTGGATCCAGTTTTGTAGCTACGATGACCGGGATAACAGAAGTAAATCCTCTTCCCCCTCATTACCGGTGTCCAAATTGTTCTTATAATCATTTCATTTTAGATGGATCGATTGGATCAGGTTTTGACCTAGAAGAAAAGAACTGTCCAGAATGCGGTACCAGAATGGATCAAGATGGCCATGATATTCCTTTTGAAACCTTTTTGGGTTTTTACGGCGATAAGGTTCCTGATATTGATTTGAATTTTTCTGGAGAATACCAAGCCCAAGCACATGCCTATACAAAAGAACTGTTTGGTGAGGATTACGTGTATCGTGCTGGAACAATTGGTACGGTAGCTGATAAAACGGCGTATGGTTATGTAAAAGGGTTTGAACGAGATCATGAAAAAAATTATTCAGCTGCCGAAGTAGATCGCTTGGCTAAAGGGTTTACAGGTGTAAAACGTACAACTGGCCAGCATCCGGGAGGAATTATTGTTATTCCCGATTACATGGATGTTTATGATTTTACACCGATTCAGTTCCCGGCTGATGACCAATCTTCAGAGTGGAAAACGACGCATTTTGATTTCCACTCCATTCATGATAATGTTTTAAAACTGGATATTCTTGGACATGATGATCCAACCATGATTCGTATGTTACAAGACTTATCAGGAATTGATCCAGAAACCATCCCGCCTAATGATCCAGAAGTCATGAAGATATTTAGCGGTACAGAAGTCTTGGGAGTTACTCCGGAACAGATATTGAGTAAAACAGGAACACTCGGAGTCCCTGAATTTGGTACCCGTTTTGTACGTGGTATGTTGGAACAAACCAAGCCTTCGACTTTTGCTGAGTTATTACAAATTTCAGGATTATCACACGGAACAGACGTTTACTTAGGGAATGCTGAAGAGTTAATTAGAGAAAAAAATATTCCATTGGCAGACGTGATTGGTTGCCGGGATGATATTATGGTTTATTTAATTCATCACGGATTAGAAGATGGATTAGCATTTAACATTATGGAACACGTTAGGAAAGGTAGAGGAATTCCTGCTGAGTGGCAGGCTGAAATGCGTGCCAAGGCGATCCCTGAGTGGTACATCCAATCATGTTTAAAAATTAAATATATGTTTCCTAAAGCACATGCGGCTGCTTATGTTCTAATGGCTTTGCGTGTTGCATATTTCAAAGTCCATGATCCTCTTTTATATTACGCTGCTTATTTTTCAATCCGAGCGACTGATTTTGATTTAGTTGCGATGGTAGAAGGTAAGGATGCAATTAAAATAAAGATGAAAGAAATTATAGATAAAGGGTTAGACGCTTCTGTAAAAGAAAAGAATTTATTAACCGTTTTAGAGATTGCTAACGAAATGGTTGAACGTGGTTTTACTTTTAAAATGGTTGATATTGAAAAATCAGATGCACGTGATTTTACAATTGATGGTAACAGTTTACTTGCACCATTTCGTACGATTGCAGGTCTTGGAGATAATGTTGCTAAGCAAATTGTCCAAGCACGCCAAGAGCAACCTTTTTTATCTAAAGAAGACCTAGCTAAAAGAGGGAAAGTTTCTAAAACTGTTATTGAATATATGGATGAAAATGATGTTTTAATTGGTTTACCCGATGAAAATCAATTATCATTGTTCGATTTTTAA